The nucleotide sequence GACCGGAGCTATTTGGTTGACTCCGTTCTTAGAATAATGCTACATTGTTTTTGCGGGGGATGAAAGGATGGAGGAGTCGCGGCGGGATCGCGAGCAAGCGTTCGCGAATTTGGTACGGGCCTATCGGAAAAACCATATCGGCAAGGGACCGGAAAAGATCAAGGTGACCTTTTTTGGAAACTGGGCCATCGCCCACATGGCCGGGAGCCTCAGCCCGGTTGAGCGATTTATTGCGCGCACCGATCAGGGACGGATGATGATTTGGCAGGCGAGAACGCACATGATTAAAGAATTATACCAACAAACGCGTCCCGTGGACATGGAGGCTTTGGTGGGCGCGAATTTTGTAAAATTGTTCACCGATATTGACGTCGATCAAGATGAGGTGGTGTCCGTATTTGTTTTTGATCGGCCCATCGATGGGGGGACTCGCATGAATGAATTATAGGCCACAGGTTGGATCCGGAAACAAGGGAACACGGGTTGGAACACGGTACTTACAGTGTGCTGGTGACTAACCATCGCGATGAATCGGAATATGGCTGAGGTGCATGGGGAGTGTACCGGCCGACAGCCGATCGTTGCGATGGTTTTTTGATGGGTCAAAGGGGGACGAGACAATGGCAGAGCGGGCGGATGGGATCACCCGGGAGGTTTCGGGGGTGGTCGTTCACGTGAACGGGGAGGTGCGACGGGGTCGTCTGGACCGGACGGTGCTGGAGGTTCTG is from Kyrpidia tusciae DSM 2912 and encodes:
- a CDS encoding DUF2294 domain-containing protein, whose translation is MEESRRDREQAFANLVRAYRKNHIGKGPEKIKVTFFGNWAIAHMAGSLSPVERFIARTDQGRMMIWQARTHMIKELYQQTRPVDMEALVGANFVKLFTDIDVDQDEVVSVFVFDRPIDGGTRMNEL